The Tamandua tetradactyla isolate mTamTet1 chromosome 23, mTamTet1.pri, whole genome shotgun sequence genome includes a window with the following:
- the GIGYF1 gene encoding GRB10-interacting GYF protein 1 isoform X3, which yields MAAETLNFGPEWLRALSSGGSVASPPPSPAMPKYKLADYRYGREEMLALYVKENKVPEELQDKEFAAVLQEEPLQPLALEPVTEEEQRNFSLSVNSAAVLRLMGKGAGPPLGGTSRGRGSTRSRGRGRGDSCFYQRSIEEGDGAFGRNPREIQRSQSWDDRGERRFEKSARRDGARSGFEEGGAGPRKEHARSDSENWRSLREEQEEEEEGSWRLGAGPRRDGDRWRSASPDGGPRSAGWRDHGDRRRKFDFDLRGDRGGCGEEEGRGGGASSHLRRCRGPDGFDDDKDGLPEWCLDDEDEEMGTFDASGAFLPLKKGPKEPIPEEQELEFQGLEEEEEEPTEGLEEDGPEAGGKELTPLPLPEEKPSSPSPLPALGPLWGTSGEGDEVVDKDLPAAEGDDMRGIQLSPGVGSPPCPLGDLEDDEGLKHLQQEAEKLVASLQDSSLEEEQFTAAMQAQGLRHSAAATALPLSHGAARKWFYKDPQGEIQGPFTTQEMAEWFQAGYFSMSLLVKRGCDEGFQPLGEVIKMWGRVPFAPGPSPPPLLGNMDQERLKKQQELAAAALYQQLQHQQFLQLVSSRQLPQCALREKATLGGPPPQLTAFLQQLQALKAPRGGDQNLLPTINRSLSVPDSGSLWDVHTSASSQSGGEASLWDIPVNSSTQGPILEQLQLQHKFQERREVELRAKREEEERKRREEKRRQQQQQEEQKRRQEEEELFRRKQVRQQELLLKLLQQQQAVATVPVPPAPSSPPPLWAGLAKQGLSMKALLELQLEGERQLHKQPLPREPSRAQAPNHRVQLGGLGTAPLSQWVSEAGPLWGGPDKSGGSSSGLGLWEDTLKSGGSLARSLGLKNSRSSPSLSDSYSHLSGRPVRKKTEEEEKLLKLLQGIPRPQDGFTQWCEQMLHTLSTTGSLDVPMAVAILKEVESPYDVHDYIRSCLGDTLEAKEFAKQFLERRAKQKASQQRQQQQQQSAFQTNHSNPLGPGEGSKAKRRALMLHSDPSILGYSLHGSSGEIESVDDY from the exons ATGGCAGCAGAGACTCTCAACTTTGGGCCTGAGTG GCTGAGGGCCCTTTCCAGCGGGGGGAGTGTGGCCTCCCCACCCCCGTCCCCTGCCATGCCCAAATACAAATTGGCCGACTATCGCTATGGGCGAGAGGAGATGCTGGCCCTCTACGTCAAGGAGAACAAG GTCCCAGAGGAGCTGCAGGACAAGGAGTTCGCTGCTGTGTTACAAGAGGAGCCCTTGCAGCCCCTGGCCCTAGAGCCTGTGACTGAAGAGGAGCAG AGGAACTTCTCCCTGTCAGTGAACAGTGCAGCTGTGCTGAGGTTGATGGGAAAAGGGGCTGGCCCCCCCCTCGGTGGCACCTCCCGTGGCAGGGGCAGCACACGGAGCCGAG GCCGCGGCCGTGGTGACAGTTGCTTTTACCAAAGAAGCATTGAAGAAGGCGATGGGGCCTTTGGACGAAACCCCCGGGAGATCCAACGTAGCCAGAGTTGGGACGACAG AGGCGAGAGGCGGTTTGAAAAGTCGGCAAGGAGGGATGGAG cccGATCTGGGTTCGAGGAGGGCGGGGCTGGACCGAGGAAGGAGCACGCGCGCTCGGACAGCGAGAACTGGCGTTCTCTACGAGAGgagcaagaggaagaggaggagggcagcTGGCGACTTGGGGCTGGACCCCGAAGAGACGGCGATCGCTGGCGCTCAGCCAGCCCTG ACGGCGGCCCCCGCTCTGCCGGCTGGCGCGATCATGGGGATCGGCGTCGCAAGTTTGACTTTGATCTGCGAGGGGATCGAGGAGGGTGTGGTGAAgaggaggggcggggcgggggggccAGCTCTCACCTCCGGAGGTGCCGCGGGCCCGATGGCTTTGATGACGACAAAGATGGGCTCCCAGAGTGGTGCCTGGATGATGAGGACGAAGAAATGGGCACCTTCGATGCCTCTGGGGCCTTCTTGCCTCTCAAG AAGGGCCCGAAGGAGCCGATTCCCGAGGAGCAGGAGCTGGAGTTCCAGggtctggaggaggaggaggaggagcctaCGGAAGGCCTGGAGGAGGACGGGCCTGAGGCGG GTGGGAAGGAACTGACCCCATTGCCTCTTCCAGAGGAAAAACCCAGCTCCCCATCCCCACTGCCTGCCTTGGGCCCCCTCTGGGGAACCAGTGGGGAAGGTGATGAGGTTGTGGACAAAGACCTCCCAGCAGCCGAAG gAGACGACATGAGGGGAATCCAGCTGAGTCCTGGTGTGGGCTCACCCCCCTGCCCACTTGGAGATCTGGAAGATGATGAAGGCTTGAAGCACCTGCAGCAG GAGGCAGAGAAGCTGGTGGCCTCCCTGCAGGACAGCTCCCTGGAGGAGGAGCAGTTCACAGCCGCCATGCAGGCCCAAGGCCTGCGCCACTCTGCAGCCGCTACCGCCCTCCCGCTCAGCCATGGCGCGGCCCGCAAGTGGTTTTACAAGGACCCGCAGGGGGAGATCCAAG GCCCCTTCACAACACAAGAGATGGCAGAGTGGTTCCAGGCTGGCTATTTCTCAATGTCACTGCTTGTGAAGCGGGGCTGTGATGAGGGCTTCCAGCCGCTAGGGGAAGTGATCAAGATGTGGGGTCGTGTGCCCTTTGCCCCAGgaccctcaccaccacccctccTG GGAAACATGGATCAGGAACGGCTGAAGAAGCAACAGGAGCTGGCAGCAGCCGCCTTGTACCAACAGCTGCAGCACCAGCAGTTTCTTCAGCTGGTCAGCAG CCGCCAGCTCCCACAGTGTGCGCTCCGGGAAAAGGCAACTCTGGGAGGCCCGCCGCCACAACTCACGGCATTCCTGCAGCAGCTCCAGGCTCTCAAAGCCCCCAG AGGTGGGGACCAGAACCTGCTCCCAACAATAAACCGTTCCTTGTCAGTGCCGGATTCGGGCTCCCTCTGGGACGTACATACCTCAGCCTCGTCACAGTCAG GTGGTGAGGCCAGTCTTTGGGACATACCAGTTAACTCTTCAACTCAGGGTCCAATTCTAGAACAACTCCAGCTGCAGCATAAA TTCCAAGAGCGCAGAGAAGTGGAGCTCAGGGCGAAGCGGGAGGAGGAGGAGCGGAAGCGCCGGGAAGAGAAGCgccggcagcagcagcagcaagagGAGCAGAAGCGGCGGCAGGAAGAGGAGGAGTTGTTCCGGCGCAAGCAG GTGCGGCAGCAGGAACTCCTGTTGAAGCtgctgcagcagcagcaggcaGTAGCCACCGTCCCCGTGCCCCCTGCGCCCAGCTCGCCGCCCCCGCTCTGGGCTGGCCTGGCCAAGCAAGGACTGTCTATGAAGGCACTGCTCGAGCTGCAGCTGGAGGGTGAGCGACAGCTGCACAAGCAGCCCCTGCCTCGGGAGCCATCGCGGGCCCAGGCCCCCAACCACCGTGTG CAGCTCGGGGGCCTGGGCACCGCCCCGCTGTCCCAGTGGGTGTCTGAGGCTGGGCCGCTGTGGGGCGGGCCCGACAAGAGTGGGGGCAGCAGCAGTGGCCTGGGGCTCTGGGAGGACACCCTCAAGAGTGGCGGGAGCCTGGCCCGCAGCCTTGGCCTGAAGAACAGCCGGAGCAGCCCCTCGCTGAG TGACTCCTACAGCCACCTCTCAGGGCGGCCTGTGCGCAAGAAgacagaggaggaagagaagctgCTGAAGCTGCTCCAGGGCATCCCCAGGCCCCAGGATGGCTTCACCCAGTGGTGTGAGCAGATGTTACACACACTGAGCACCACAGGCAGCCTGGACG TGCCCATGGCCGTAGCGATCCTCAAAGAGGTAGAGTCCCCCTACGATGTCCATGACTATATCCGTTCCTGCCTGGGGGACACGCTGGAAGCCAAAGAATTTGCCAAACAATTCCTGGAGCGGAGGGCCAAGCAGAAAGCCAGccagcagcggcagcagcagcagcagcaa TCAGCCTTTCAGACCAACCACAGCAACCCACTCGGCCCTGGGGAGGGCAGCAAGGCCAAGAGGCGGGCCCTGATGCTCCACTCGGATCCCAGCATCCTGG GGTATTCCCTGCATGGGTCTTCTGGAGAGATCGAGAGCGTGGATGACTACTGA
- the GIGYF1 gene encoding GRB10-interacting GYF protein 1 isoform X1 produces MAAETLNFGPEWLRALSSGGSVASPPPSPAMPKYKLADYRYGREEMLALYVKENKVPEELQDKEFAAVLQEEPLQPLALEPVTEEEQRNFSLSVNSAAVLRLMGKGAGPPLGGTSRGRGSTRSRGRGRGDSCFYQRSIEEGDGAFGRNPREIQRSQSWDDRGERRFEKSARRDGARSGFEEGGAGPRKEHARSDSENWRSLREEQEEEEEGSWRLGAGPRRDGDRWRSASPDGGPRSAGWRDHGDRRRKFDFDLRGDRGGCGEEEGRGGGASSHLRRCRGPDGFDDDKDGLPEWCLDDEDEEMGTFDASGAFLPLKKGPKEPIPEEQELEFQGLEEEEEEPTEGLEEDGPEAGGKELTPLPLPEEKPSSPSPLPALGPLWGTSGEGDEVVDKDLPAAEGDDMRGIQLSPGVGSPPCPLGDLEDDEGLKHLQQEAEKLVASLQDSSLEEEQFTAAMQAQGLRHSAAATALPLSHGAARKWFYKDPQGEIQGPFTTQEMAEWFQAGYFSMSLLVKRGCDEGFQPLGEVIKMWGRVPFAPGPSPPPLLGNMDQERLKKQQELAAAALYQQLQHQQFLQLVSSRQLPQCALREKATLGGPPPQLTAFLQQLQALKAPRGGDQNLLPTINRSLSVPDSGSLWDVHTSASSQSGGEASLWDIPVNSSTQGPILEQLQLQHKFQERREVELRAKREEEERKRREEKRRQQQQQEEQKRRQEEEELFRRKQVRQQELLLKLLQQQQAVATVPVPPAPSSPPPLWAGLAKQGLSMKALLELQLEGERQLHKQPLPREPSRAQAPNHRVQLGGLGTAPLSQWVSEAGPLWGGPDKSGGSSSGLGLWEDTLKSGGSLARSLGLKNSRSSPSLSDSYSHLSGRPVRKKTEEEEKLLKLLQGIPRPQDGFTQWCEQMLHTLSTTGSLDVPMAVAILKEVESPYDVHDYIRSCLGDTLEAKEFAKQFLERRAKQKASQQRQQQQQQEAWLNSASLQSAFQTNHSNPLGPGEGSKAKRRALMLHSDPSILGYSLHGSSGEIESVDDY; encoded by the exons ATGGCAGCAGAGACTCTCAACTTTGGGCCTGAGTG GCTGAGGGCCCTTTCCAGCGGGGGGAGTGTGGCCTCCCCACCCCCGTCCCCTGCCATGCCCAAATACAAATTGGCCGACTATCGCTATGGGCGAGAGGAGATGCTGGCCCTCTACGTCAAGGAGAACAAG GTCCCAGAGGAGCTGCAGGACAAGGAGTTCGCTGCTGTGTTACAAGAGGAGCCCTTGCAGCCCCTGGCCCTAGAGCCTGTGACTGAAGAGGAGCAG AGGAACTTCTCCCTGTCAGTGAACAGTGCAGCTGTGCTGAGGTTGATGGGAAAAGGGGCTGGCCCCCCCCTCGGTGGCACCTCCCGTGGCAGGGGCAGCACACGGAGCCGAG GCCGCGGCCGTGGTGACAGTTGCTTTTACCAAAGAAGCATTGAAGAAGGCGATGGGGCCTTTGGACGAAACCCCCGGGAGATCCAACGTAGCCAGAGTTGGGACGACAG AGGCGAGAGGCGGTTTGAAAAGTCGGCAAGGAGGGATGGAG cccGATCTGGGTTCGAGGAGGGCGGGGCTGGACCGAGGAAGGAGCACGCGCGCTCGGACAGCGAGAACTGGCGTTCTCTACGAGAGgagcaagaggaagaggaggagggcagcTGGCGACTTGGGGCTGGACCCCGAAGAGACGGCGATCGCTGGCGCTCAGCCAGCCCTG ACGGCGGCCCCCGCTCTGCCGGCTGGCGCGATCATGGGGATCGGCGTCGCAAGTTTGACTTTGATCTGCGAGGGGATCGAGGAGGGTGTGGTGAAgaggaggggcggggcgggggggccAGCTCTCACCTCCGGAGGTGCCGCGGGCCCGATGGCTTTGATGACGACAAAGATGGGCTCCCAGAGTGGTGCCTGGATGATGAGGACGAAGAAATGGGCACCTTCGATGCCTCTGGGGCCTTCTTGCCTCTCAAG AAGGGCCCGAAGGAGCCGATTCCCGAGGAGCAGGAGCTGGAGTTCCAGggtctggaggaggaggaggaggagcctaCGGAAGGCCTGGAGGAGGACGGGCCTGAGGCGG GTGGGAAGGAACTGACCCCATTGCCTCTTCCAGAGGAAAAACCCAGCTCCCCATCCCCACTGCCTGCCTTGGGCCCCCTCTGGGGAACCAGTGGGGAAGGTGATGAGGTTGTGGACAAAGACCTCCCAGCAGCCGAAG gAGACGACATGAGGGGAATCCAGCTGAGTCCTGGTGTGGGCTCACCCCCCTGCCCACTTGGAGATCTGGAAGATGATGAAGGCTTGAAGCACCTGCAGCAG GAGGCAGAGAAGCTGGTGGCCTCCCTGCAGGACAGCTCCCTGGAGGAGGAGCAGTTCACAGCCGCCATGCAGGCCCAAGGCCTGCGCCACTCTGCAGCCGCTACCGCCCTCCCGCTCAGCCATGGCGCGGCCCGCAAGTGGTTTTACAAGGACCCGCAGGGGGAGATCCAAG GCCCCTTCACAACACAAGAGATGGCAGAGTGGTTCCAGGCTGGCTATTTCTCAATGTCACTGCTTGTGAAGCGGGGCTGTGATGAGGGCTTCCAGCCGCTAGGGGAAGTGATCAAGATGTGGGGTCGTGTGCCCTTTGCCCCAGgaccctcaccaccacccctccTG GGAAACATGGATCAGGAACGGCTGAAGAAGCAACAGGAGCTGGCAGCAGCCGCCTTGTACCAACAGCTGCAGCACCAGCAGTTTCTTCAGCTGGTCAGCAG CCGCCAGCTCCCACAGTGTGCGCTCCGGGAAAAGGCAACTCTGGGAGGCCCGCCGCCACAACTCACGGCATTCCTGCAGCAGCTCCAGGCTCTCAAAGCCCCCAG AGGTGGGGACCAGAACCTGCTCCCAACAATAAACCGTTCCTTGTCAGTGCCGGATTCGGGCTCCCTCTGGGACGTACATACCTCAGCCTCGTCACAGTCAG GTGGTGAGGCCAGTCTTTGGGACATACCAGTTAACTCTTCAACTCAGGGTCCAATTCTAGAACAACTCCAGCTGCAGCATAAA TTCCAAGAGCGCAGAGAAGTGGAGCTCAGGGCGAAGCGGGAGGAGGAGGAGCGGAAGCGCCGGGAAGAGAAGCgccggcagcagcagcagcaagagGAGCAGAAGCGGCGGCAGGAAGAGGAGGAGTTGTTCCGGCGCAAGCAG GTGCGGCAGCAGGAACTCCTGTTGAAGCtgctgcagcagcagcaggcaGTAGCCACCGTCCCCGTGCCCCCTGCGCCCAGCTCGCCGCCCCCGCTCTGGGCTGGCCTGGCCAAGCAAGGACTGTCTATGAAGGCACTGCTCGAGCTGCAGCTGGAGGGTGAGCGACAGCTGCACAAGCAGCCCCTGCCTCGGGAGCCATCGCGGGCCCAGGCCCCCAACCACCGTGTG CAGCTCGGGGGCCTGGGCACCGCCCCGCTGTCCCAGTGGGTGTCTGAGGCTGGGCCGCTGTGGGGCGGGCCCGACAAGAGTGGGGGCAGCAGCAGTGGCCTGGGGCTCTGGGAGGACACCCTCAAGAGTGGCGGGAGCCTGGCCCGCAGCCTTGGCCTGAAGAACAGCCGGAGCAGCCCCTCGCTGAG TGACTCCTACAGCCACCTCTCAGGGCGGCCTGTGCGCAAGAAgacagaggaggaagagaagctgCTGAAGCTGCTCCAGGGCATCCCCAGGCCCCAGGATGGCTTCACCCAGTGGTGTGAGCAGATGTTACACACACTGAGCACCACAGGCAGCCTGGACG TGCCCATGGCCGTAGCGATCCTCAAAGAGGTAGAGTCCCCCTACGATGTCCATGACTATATCCGTTCCTGCCTGGGGGACACGCTGGAAGCCAAAGAATTTGCCAAACAATTCCTGGAGCGGAGGGCCAAGCAGAAAGCCAGccagcagcggcagcagcagcagcagcaa GAGGCCTGGCTGAACAGCGCCTCCCTGCAGTCAGCCTTTCAGACCAACCACAGCAACCCACTCGGCCCTGGGGAGGGCAGCAAGGCCAAGAGGCGGGCCCTGATGCTCCACTCGGATCCCAGCATCCTGG GGTATTCCCTGCATGGGTCTTCTGGAGAGATCGAGAGCGTGGATGACTACTGA
- the GIGYF1 gene encoding GRB10-interacting GYF protein 1 isoform X2, which produces MAAETLNFGPEWLRALSSGGSVASPPPSPAMPKYKLADYRYGREEMLALYVKENKVPEELQDKEFAAVLQEEPLQPLALEPVTEEEQRNFSLSVNSAAVLRLMGKGAGPPLGGTSRGRGSTRSRGRGRGDSCFYQRSIEEGDGAFGRNPREIQRSQSWDDRGERRFEKSARRDGARSGFEEGGAGPRKEHARSDSENWRSLREEQEEEEEGSWRLGAGPRRDGDRWRSASPDGGPRSAGWRDHGDRRRKFDFDLRGDRGGCGEEEGRGGGASSHLRRCRGPDGFDDDKDGLPEWCLDDEDEEMGTFDASGAFLPLKKGPKEPIPEEQELEFQGLEEEEEEPTEGLEEDGPEAGGKELTPLPLPEEKPSSPSPLPALGPLWGTSGEGDEVVDKDLPAAEGDDMRGIQLSPGVGSPPCPLGDLEDDEGLKHLQQEAEKLVASLQDSSLEEEQFTAAMQAQGLRHSAAATALPLSHGAARKWFYKDPQGEIQGPFTTQEMAEWFQAGYFSMSLLVKRGCDEGFQPLGEVIKMWGRVPFAPGPSPPPLLGNMDQERLKKQQELAAAALYQQLQHQQFLQLVSSRQLPQCALREKATLGGPPPQLTAFLQQLQALKAPRGGDQNLLPTINRSLSVPDSGSLWDVHTSASSQSGGEASLWDIPVNSSTQGPILEQLQLQHKFQERREVELRAKREEEERKRREEKRRQQQQQEEQKRRQEEEELFRRKQVRQQELLLKLLQQQQAVATVPVPPAPSSPPPLWAGLAKQGLSMKALLELQLEGERQLHKQPLPREPSRAQAPNHRVLGGLGTAPLSQWVSEAGPLWGGPDKSGGSSSGLGLWEDTLKSGGSLARSLGLKNSRSSPSLSDSYSHLSGRPVRKKTEEEEKLLKLLQGIPRPQDGFTQWCEQMLHTLSTTGSLDVPMAVAILKEVESPYDVHDYIRSCLGDTLEAKEFAKQFLERRAKQKASQQRQQQQQQEAWLNSASLQSAFQTNHSNPLGPGEGSKAKRRALMLHSDPSILGYSLHGSSGEIESVDDY; this is translated from the exons ATGGCAGCAGAGACTCTCAACTTTGGGCCTGAGTG GCTGAGGGCCCTTTCCAGCGGGGGGAGTGTGGCCTCCCCACCCCCGTCCCCTGCCATGCCCAAATACAAATTGGCCGACTATCGCTATGGGCGAGAGGAGATGCTGGCCCTCTACGTCAAGGAGAACAAG GTCCCAGAGGAGCTGCAGGACAAGGAGTTCGCTGCTGTGTTACAAGAGGAGCCCTTGCAGCCCCTGGCCCTAGAGCCTGTGACTGAAGAGGAGCAG AGGAACTTCTCCCTGTCAGTGAACAGTGCAGCTGTGCTGAGGTTGATGGGAAAAGGGGCTGGCCCCCCCCTCGGTGGCACCTCCCGTGGCAGGGGCAGCACACGGAGCCGAG GCCGCGGCCGTGGTGACAGTTGCTTTTACCAAAGAAGCATTGAAGAAGGCGATGGGGCCTTTGGACGAAACCCCCGGGAGATCCAACGTAGCCAGAGTTGGGACGACAG AGGCGAGAGGCGGTTTGAAAAGTCGGCAAGGAGGGATGGAG cccGATCTGGGTTCGAGGAGGGCGGGGCTGGACCGAGGAAGGAGCACGCGCGCTCGGACAGCGAGAACTGGCGTTCTCTACGAGAGgagcaagaggaagaggaggagggcagcTGGCGACTTGGGGCTGGACCCCGAAGAGACGGCGATCGCTGGCGCTCAGCCAGCCCTG ACGGCGGCCCCCGCTCTGCCGGCTGGCGCGATCATGGGGATCGGCGTCGCAAGTTTGACTTTGATCTGCGAGGGGATCGAGGAGGGTGTGGTGAAgaggaggggcggggcgggggggccAGCTCTCACCTCCGGAGGTGCCGCGGGCCCGATGGCTTTGATGACGACAAAGATGGGCTCCCAGAGTGGTGCCTGGATGATGAGGACGAAGAAATGGGCACCTTCGATGCCTCTGGGGCCTTCTTGCCTCTCAAG AAGGGCCCGAAGGAGCCGATTCCCGAGGAGCAGGAGCTGGAGTTCCAGggtctggaggaggaggaggaggagcctaCGGAAGGCCTGGAGGAGGACGGGCCTGAGGCGG GTGGGAAGGAACTGACCCCATTGCCTCTTCCAGAGGAAAAACCCAGCTCCCCATCCCCACTGCCTGCCTTGGGCCCCCTCTGGGGAACCAGTGGGGAAGGTGATGAGGTTGTGGACAAAGACCTCCCAGCAGCCGAAG gAGACGACATGAGGGGAATCCAGCTGAGTCCTGGTGTGGGCTCACCCCCCTGCCCACTTGGAGATCTGGAAGATGATGAAGGCTTGAAGCACCTGCAGCAG GAGGCAGAGAAGCTGGTGGCCTCCCTGCAGGACAGCTCCCTGGAGGAGGAGCAGTTCACAGCCGCCATGCAGGCCCAAGGCCTGCGCCACTCTGCAGCCGCTACCGCCCTCCCGCTCAGCCATGGCGCGGCCCGCAAGTGGTTTTACAAGGACCCGCAGGGGGAGATCCAAG GCCCCTTCACAACACAAGAGATGGCAGAGTGGTTCCAGGCTGGCTATTTCTCAATGTCACTGCTTGTGAAGCGGGGCTGTGATGAGGGCTTCCAGCCGCTAGGGGAAGTGATCAAGATGTGGGGTCGTGTGCCCTTTGCCCCAGgaccctcaccaccacccctccTG GGAAACATGGATCAGGAACGGCTGAAGAAGCAACAGGAGCTGGCAGCAGCCGCCTTGTACCAACAGCTGCAGCACCAGCAGTTTCTTCAGCTGGTCAGCAG CCGCCAGCTCCCACAGTGTGCGCTCCGGGAAAAGGCAACTCTGGGAGGCCCGCCGCCACAACTCACGGCATTCCTGCAGCAGCTCCAGGCTCTCAAAGCCCCCAG AGGTGGGGACCAGAACCTGCTCCCAACAATAAACCGTTCCTTGTCAGTGCCGGATTCGGGCTCCCTCTGGGACGTACATACCTCAGCCTCGTCACAGTCAG GTGGTGAGGCCAGTCTTTGGGACATACCAGTTAACTCTTCAACTCAGGGTCCAATTCTAGAACAACTCCAGCTGCAGCATAAA TTCCAAGAGCGCAGAGAAGTGGAGCTCAGGGCGAAGCGGGAGGAGGAGGAGCGGAAGCGCCGGGAAGAGAAGCgccggcagcagcagcagcaagagGAGCAGAAGCGGCGGCAGGAAGAGGAGGAGTTGTTCCGGCGCAAGCAG GTGCGGCAGCAGGAACTCCTGTTGAAGCtgctgcagcagcagcaggcaGTAGCCACCGTCCCCGTGCCCCCTGCGCCCAGCTCGCCGCCCCCGCTCTGGGCTGGCCTGGCCAAGCAAGGACTGTCTATGAAGGCACTGCTCGAGCTGCAGCTGGAGGGTGAGCGACAGCTGCACAAGCAGCCCCTGCCTCGGGAGCCATCGCGGGCCCAGGCCCCCAACCACCGTGTG CTCGGGGGCCTGGGCACCGCCCCGCTGTCCCAGTGGGTGTCTGAGGCTGGGCCGCTGTGGGGCGGGCCCGACAAGAGTGGGGGCAGCAGCAGTGGCCTGGGGCTCTGGGAGGACACCCTCAAGAGTGGCGGGAGCCTGGCCCGCAGCCTTGGCCTGAAGAACAGCCGGAGCAGCCCCTCGCTGAG TGACTCCTACAGCCACCTCTCAGGGCGGCCTGTGCGCAAGAAgacagaggaggaagagaagctgCTGAAGCTGCTCCAGGGCATCCCCAGGCCCCAGGATGGCTTCACCCAGTGGTGTGAGCAGATGTTACACACACTGAGCACCACAGGCAGCCTGGACG TGCCCATGGCCGTAGCGATCCTCAAAGAGGTAGAGTCCCCCTACGATGTCCATGACTATATCCGTTCCTGCCTGGGGGACACGCTGGAAGCCAAAGAATTTGCCAAACAATTCCTGGAGCGGAGGGCCAAGCAGAAAGCCAGccagcagcggcagcagcagcagcagcaa GAGGCCTGGCTGAACAGCGCCTCCCTGCAGTCAGCCTTTCAGACCAACCACAGCAACCCACTCGGCCCTGGGGAGGGCAGCAAGGCCAAGAGGCGGGCCCTGATGCTCCACTCGGATCCCAGCATCCTGG GGTATTCCCTGCATGGGTCTTCTGGAGAGATCGAGAGCGTGGATGACTACTGA